The DNA region CCGAGTCATGATGCCATCTGGGGGACCCACGAAAACCCTCGCCCTTCGCTTCCCCAGCTCGCCAAGACAATAGCACTCCCCCAGTCTCTCTCACCTCTTACCCGAGGGACCAGTAGTCCAGTTTTtcctctcttttttcctcGCCCTTCCCCGCCGCCGCGGCATATAACGCTGGGGCCGAACCGAGCAAGGAGCAGCATCTGCCCGTCGTCATCTCGTCCACACTCAACTCCTCCTCTCACACAATGACCTTACCCCGACTCGACGAGGCATGGCATTGTCCTCCGACGTCGCCCTCGACATCACGACGGCAAGCGTGTGCGCCGCCCTCATCATCGCGCGCCTCGCCTACCGCGTGCTGTTCCGCTGCAAGCTTCACCCGACCTGCCACCGAACCTGGCGCATCGACGACTTTTACATgaccatcgccatcctcccTCTGATCGGTCGATCCACCTGCATCTCGCTCTCCTTCGTCCTTAACCACAGCCACACCTACGAGCCCGCCACCGAGGCAGAGGCCCTTGCTCAGGGCGTCAGCGTCGACCAGCTCAACCACGACAGAATCCTGTCGCACAAACTCTTGATACCCGGTCGGATATGTTATGCGTTGTTGTATGTAGGATGATCTGCAGGAACGAGGCTGTGCTGACTTGCAGTAGTTTGTGGTGTCTTAAGCTTGGCCTGCTTGCATTTTACACGCGCTTTGTTGGAGTCTTTCGATGGGGAAAGGCTGTCGCGAATACCCTCTGGGCGTTTATTGCCCTGACGTTTATTGCTGTGTTGATCACTACCTTGACGGAATGTCACCCACTATCATTGTATGTGCTTTCAACTCCGATTGCTGAAGCTTCAACTGACAAGGATAGAATGTGGAAACTTCACTCTGAAGATACCAGTATGACGATCGAATgacatcaacttcaacttcaactgACCTCTGTCGCAGAAATAAAATGCCAACGCGCTCTCGTaaacctcatcctcatggCTGTCTGCAACATCATATCCGACGTCGCATTAATCATCCTCCCCTTTCCCATCCTCCAACACCTCCGTCTCGACCTCAAAGCCAAACTCCAACTGGGCTTCCTATTCAGCGTGggcgccgtcgtcgtcgccatcaccatcctccgcctccctctcatcctcaacgaATCCGTATCCCAACAATCACGCTCCAAGGTGagactcttcctcttcctccgctATCGGACCTCTTTCTGACCGCCACCAGTGGGCTTCCATCGAGATATTATGCGCGTGTGTCGTGGCAAACACGCCATTCTTCTACGCCCTCCTAAAAGACCTCCAACGACAACACGACGACCGAACTGCGGGAACAGCGAGTGTCGCGCACAGGGGAGATTTCTATCTACAGAGTCTACCGTCGTCTTCATTGCCACGGAATCCATCACAGTCTTCAAAGCCGTCCATGAGGATGTGGGAACAAGTCTAGGGGGAAAACAAAATAGCTATATGAAAATCTAATTCAACGCGTTAATGACACCATATGCACAGCTGAGGCTGATTGTTCCACTTGCCCATCTTGCGGTCTCGAAATGTCAGGCCATCCTTGTCGCGCCACAGGGTGAACCGAGCTCGTACGACAGCGGAGGAGTTGGATGATCGACATGCAGGATCTGGGATGGACATGATGCGGTGGAGATGATGTCCGTCCGGCCGAGAAGACATGGGCAGGTTGAAGCCCGTGATGCATACACGATAAACGACTCTACACGAGTTACATGTTATTCGCCGAGTTGCTGGCCCAAGCAGCTCCCACGGAAACCAACCCCGGATTCACAGTCAAGACCCCCAAAGCCGCCGTCCCAACACCCGCGACGACGCCAAACAAGCCcatggcctgcttctgcGACTGCTTCCTCGCCCTTTGGCTCTCCATCTGAGCCTCTGCCGCCCTCTGTCTCCAAAGCGCCGCCTCTtgctcctcctgctgctgtCGTTTCATCTCTTCTTGTTGTTCAAGAAGTGCTCGCATCTTTGCTTCGAGTTGTTTTTGTttctcttctgcttctttggCTTTCTGCTGTTCTTCTAGGACtcgtttcttttcctccAAGATCCGCGTCTTTTCCTCTAGAATTCGTTTCTTCTCCGCTATTtcgcgcttcttctcttctatTTCTCTGTCTCTGCGTTCTTGTTCGGCTTGCTGCCTCTTCCtttcgtcttcttcctttttcttGCGCTCTTCTTCGCGCTGTCGCCGATatctttcctcttcttcctttctcttACGTTCCTCCTCCATTCGTCGCTGTCTCTCCTCGTACTCGCGTCGCTGTCTTTCGGCTTCACGCTGTTGCCTCTCGGCCTCACGCTGCTGTTGCTCGATCTTGCGAGCCAGCTCTTTGACTTCTTCCGCGTACTGCGCTTGAGCTTCGCGAAACATTTTTTCGTCTTCAGCCCTTTCCTGCTGAGCTCTCCGAATGTCcgcctctttttcttccagGGCCTCTGCCATTCGTCgctgttcttcttgagcacgcCTGAGCATTGCTTCATACTCGGCCGTCTTTTCTTCGAGAAGAGTCTCGAGCGATATCTTGAGTGACGCCTGAGCCTCATTGGCGTCTTTGAGCTGCTTCTCAATGGCCTGTCTCTGTGTTGCAAACTCATGGGCTAACTTCTCGTTGGACTGCTTGATCATGTCCTCTTGCATTTCGCGCAgttccttgatctcctcttGTAATTGCGCCTTTGCAGCCGCGATTTCTCTCTGCACCTCTCGACCAGCTGCCGTCTCATCGAGATCCTTGTCTTCGTTGACCATCTCTTGTTGGATCTTGAGCACCGCCTCACCCGCTTTGTCGTGAAcctcgatgatcttgccGACGATGCTCTGGGCAGACCCTTCGTTGCCCAACCACCGAGCCACTTGACTGCCGCTCTTGTACATGGTGCCCCAAAACTCGGCTCGGCTCATGAGTTCCTGTTCCCGCTGATCGCCCACGTCTTTCGAGGCTTCATCAAGTGTGTCCCACATTGAAGTCGCCAAGATGACATGCCCAAAGGCTTCATCGCCGCAGAGCTCCTGAAACATCTTGAGATTCTTCATGGACGATCCCCGAACTCGATTATCGGTGATGCGATGGAGATAGACGATTCCAGCAAGTTTAACATCCTTCCTGTAGATCTGCGACAGGAAAAATGCCACGTCCTTGAGCACCTCGGTATCGGTGCGAGTAGTATCATCAAAGCCGGGCGTGTCGACGAGATAGACGCAACGATTGGGACTTTGCTGATAAGGAAAGACGCCGACAGCTGCGGTGTGCGAGACCAGGCTGTGACCGACCTTGACATCCTGGCCGGTGACTTTGCCAATGAATGTGCTCTTTCCAGCGCCCGTCACGCCCATTACGGCGATGACTACATCGTTGGGGCTGAGAAATTGTTAGTCCAATAAGTAAGTTGAAGCTAAGCATTCTTTGTTTACGTACCTCAACGAGAATGACTCTGGCGGTGTCAACTCCATCATGTCAACAACGACCTTTGCAACAATGTCTGATACCTAACATGCCGTCTCTTTAAGCT from Fusarium keratoplasticum isolate Fu6.1 chromosome 12, whole genome shotgun sequence includes:
- a CDS encoding G domain-containing protein, which produces MMELTPPESFSLSPNDVVIAVMGVTGAGKSTFIGKVTGQDVKVGHSLVSHTAAVGVFPYQQSPNRCVYLVDTPGFDDTTRTDTEVLKDVAFFLSQIYRKDVKLAGIVYLHRITDNRVRGSSMKNLKMFQELCGDEAFGHVILATSMWDTLDEASKDVGDQREQELMSRAEFWGTMYKSGSQVARWLGNEGSAQSIVGKIIEVHDKAGEAVLKIQQEMVNEDKDLDETAAGREVQREIAAAKAQLQEEIKELREMQEDMIKQSNEKLAHEFATQRQAIEKQLKDANEAQASLKISLETLLEEKTAEYEAMLRRAQEEQRRMAEALEEKEADIRRAQQERAEDEKMFREAQAQYAEEVKELARKIEQQQREAERQQREAERQRREYEERQRRMEEERKRKEEEERYRRQREEERKKKEEDERKRQQAEQERRDREIEEKKREIAEKKRILEEKTRILEEKKRVLEEQQKAKEAEEKQKQLEAKMRALLEQQEEMKRQQQEEQEAALWRQRAAEAQMESQRARKQSQKQAMGLFGVVAGVGTAALGVLTVNPGLVSVGAAWASNSANNM